In one Rutidosis leptorrhynchoides isolate AG116_Rl617_1_P2 chromosome 8, CSIRO_AGI_Rlap_v1, whole genome shotgun sequence genomic region, the following are encoded:
- the LOC139863722 gene encoding uncharacterized protein, translated as MLQWHLEGDENTSFFHNYVKRRNAKCNIRGISIGGEWVKDPIKIKEEVHRYFSTTFKQVSSTNKCFINIQPSELDNRFLSLDDCAMLEDRFTEKEVYDAILNYGGSKAPGPDGFNIKFYKKFFWLIKEDLLKAMERFWSNSEFSRGCNSSFTTLIPKNSNPLGLNV; from the coding sequence atgttacaatgGCATCTTGAGGGTGACGAGAACACCTCCTTTTTTCATAACTATGTCAAACGAAGAAACGCTAAGTGCAATATTCGTGGTATTTCAATTGGTGGGGAATGGGTGAAGGATCCAATTAAGATTAAAGAAGAAGTTCATAGATATTTCTCTACTACCTTCAAGCAAGTGTCTAGTACCAATAAATGCTTCATAAACATTCAACCTTCTGAGTTAGACAACAGATTCTTATCTCTTGATGATTGTGCAATGCTTGAAGATCGGTTCACTGAAAAAGAGGTTTATGACGCAATCCTCAATTACGGAGGATCAAAGGCACCCGGGCCCGATGGGTTTAATATTAAGTTCTACAAAAAATTCTTTTGGCTCATCAAAGAGGATCTCTTAAAGGCGATGGAACGGTTTTGGTCAAATTCTGAATTTTCACGAGGGTGTAATTCTTCCTTTACCACTCTGATCCCAAAAAATTCCAACCCGTTGGGATTgaatgtgtaa